From one Suicoccus acidiformans genomic stretch:
- the addA gene encoding helicase-exonuclease AddAB subunit AddA has translation MTAQIEPKPSNARFNDAQWQAIQERGHNILVAASAGSGKTTVLIERVLTHIRKGYANVNELLVVTFTELAANEMKERMETRLKQAVNQAGDAEERRHYVQQLDALPEAHIRTLHSFCLQVIQRYFYLIDLDPSLQLVSDETQKTLMYQEVWADLTEKIASDEHPMLSRAAYMDLLRSYGDVRNDQTLYDMVLALYQFAQATPEPAVWLANLNHIQKNFAHFQDSDLYERSIRQPLATMLASAQRLCEQTANIIEQTSQETIERYHDVLASDQGLLEHIDHLNKANDLTGLLKQAREIKFSNWPRNRKNSEDYEWVKVAKTYRDLLKELVDGFFQKHFTYDGESVAVIEAKLSEQLEDVKLLVAAFSEALRDYKQAQGQIDYNDLEHLTLDILAPYNPETKRREASQAARYYQDLFQEVLVDEYQDINEIQGEILNWLSQEYAAGSGNLFMVGDVKQSIYRFRMAEPSLFLERYQAYQQGDGGQLINLDQNYRSRHAILQFTNYLFERLMDARFGEMPYGELESLKTGNFGIGPREGDSQVAVQLLLGQKEDLANDETGALEPFDDSLEKEAHIIAQKIQACIAEGMEVYDKAKDLYRTIEYKDIVILSSTRSPFLTVQRVFEQYQIPILSQKIENYFQRHEIQLLLALLKIIDNPMQDIPYVAILRSYFVGLTDEALSQIRIFHKDGLFYEASIQFMQATHERADYQAIQDKLKTFHEQLNHWRALAKERPLVELIWTIYEETDFLNYVAGLSNGTQRQANLHAFYERAKTFTLSRFSGLQGFIHYIEEVMEQSKDLAEPVLLEEDNSAVRLMTVHASKGLEFPVVFLMNMGKQFNLQDINQKRYIASKDYGLGTSYYDARRYLRFDSLTHQAIKQVELDKAKAEEMRKLYVALTRCEQILFMVGTIKNQTNWEEEQGRIQQMYEGDDLLIPLTERQKGMSWLDWLQGAMALANDAHPKSHADFKQEELAITFVDTAILEANLPIIDGSQTERRQAWQAQFKQQLLRQEVDQTAEVQNLAYRWQQAYPYELASRTSSYQSVSELKRMYEEPRIEKLDYYTDRRPSQTAAQEVSEADASIQSIRYTGDTFQPPKFMQEAKVQLNAAEIGTIHHFFMQALDFGLFKGVSPQDYLAILQEANERMQAEGHLTAQEGAVLNLESIVAFLESNLGQVVINRHQHLHREKAFSYLLPAAKMFERAVLPEQVEALKDNQLLVHGVIDMYFEKEDGTLLLLDYKTNRFRSGARSTRSEQLEILTEQYRFQLSLYQAALESAKQKEVSESYLVFLDFKEQIPVETIRL, from the coding sequence ATGACAGCACAGATTGAACCAAAACCAAGCAATGCCCGCTTTAATGATGCGCAGTGGCAGGCGATCCAAGAGCGAGGGCATAATATTCTAGTCGCTGCGTCGGCTGGCTCAGGGAAGACGACGGTCTTAATCGAACGGGTCTTAACCCATATTCGCAAGGGTTATGCTAATGTCAATGAATTATTAGTGGTCACCTTTACGGAACTGGCGGCCAATGAAATGAAGGAGCGGATGGAAACCCGCTTAAAGCAGGCCGTGAATCAAGCAGGAGACGCGGAAGAAAGACGTCATTATGTTCAGCAATTAGATGCTTTGCCGGAAGCGCACATACGAACCTTGCATAGTTTCTGCCTGCAAGTTATTCAGCGTTATTTCTATTTAATTGATTTGGATCCGAGTTTGCAATTAGTCAGTGATGAAACGCAAAAGACCCTCATGTACCAAGAAGTTTGGGCAGACTTGACAGAGAAGATTGCTAGCGATGAGCACCCGATGCTTTCACGAGCGGCCTATATGGATTTACTGCGTTCTTATGGGGATGTGCGAAATGATCAAACTTTATACGACATGGTGCTTGCTTTATACCAATTTGCCCAAGCGACACCTGAACCAGCAGTATGGCTAGCTAATTTAAATCACATCCAGAAAAATTTCGCTCACTTCCAAGACAGCGACTTATATGAACGAAGTATTCGCCAGCCTTTAGCGACGATGTTGGCAAGCGCCCAGCGTCTTTGTGAGCAAACAGCTAACATTATTGAGCAAACTTCCCAAGAAACCATTGAGCGATACCATGACGTCTTGGCAAGTGATCAAGGCTTATTGGAACATATCGACCATTTAAACAAGGCCAATGATTTAACTGGATTATTAAAGCAGGCAAGGGAAATTAAATTTAGCAACTGGCCTCGTAATCGCAAGAATTCGGAGGACTATGAATGGGTAAAAGTAGCAAAGACCTATCGGGATTTGTTGAAGGAATTAGTAGATGGTTTCTTTCAAAAGCACTTCACCTATGACGGGGAAAGTGTTGCAGTCATTGAAGCGAAGCTGAGTGAACAGTTAGAAGATGTCAAGCTGCTGGTAGCAGCCTTTAGCGAAGCCCTTCGAGACTATAAGCAAGCACAAGGGCAAATTGATTATAATGATTTAGAGCACTTGACCTTAGATATTCTAGCTCCTTATAATCCTGAAACGAAGCGACGTGAGGCCAGTCAAGCAGCCCGTTACTATCAAGATCTTTTCCAAGAGGTCTTAGTGGATGAGTATCAAGATATTAATGAAATACAAGGGGAAATATTGAATTGGCTTTCTCAAGAATATGCGGCTGGCTCCGGCAATCTTTTCATGGTCGGTGATGTGAAACAGTCTATTTATCGCTTCCGCATGGCCGAGCCAAGTTTATTTCTGGAACGCTATCAAGCCTACCAGCAGGGGGATGGCGGTCAATTGATTAATTTAGATCAGAACTACCGCTCCCGCCATGCCATTTTACAATTTACGAACTATTTGTTCGAACGCTTGATGGACGCTAGATTCGGGGAGATGCCCTATGGCGAATTGGAAAGCTTGAAGACTGGTAACTTTGGCATTGGGCCGAGAGAAGGGGATTCACAAGTAGCGGTTCAATTGCTCTTGGGACAGAAAGAAGATTTGGCAAATGATGAGACGGGTGCTTTGGAGCCTTTTGATGATTCTTTGGAGAAGGAAGCGCATATTATTGCCCAGAAAATTCAAGCCTGCATTGCTGAAGGGATGGAGGTCTATGATAAGGCTAAGGATCTTTATCGGACGATAGAATATAAAGATATTGTTATCTTATCTTCGACACGGTCGCCCTTTCTGACGGTGCAGCGGGTTTTTGAACAATATCAAATTCCAATTCTGTCTCAGAAAATCGAAAATTACTTCCAACGTCATGAGATTCAATTGCTGCTAGCCTTATTGAAGATTATTGATAATCCGATGCAAGATATTCCATATGTCGCTATATTACGCTCGTATTTTGTCGGATTAACGGATGAGGCTTTGAGTCAAATTCGTATCTTTCATAAGGACGGGCTTTTCTATGAGGCGAGCATTCAGTTTATGCAAGCGACGCATGAGCGGGCGGATTACCAGGCGATTCAAGATAAATTAAAGACCTTCCACGAGCAATTAAATCACTGGCGAGCTTTAGCCAAGGAACGGCCGTTGGTGGAGTTAATTTGGACGATTTATGAAGAGACGGATTTCTTGAATTATGTGGCGGGTTTGAGTAATGGGACCCAGCGGCAGGCGAATTTACACGCCTTCTATGAGCGAGCTAAGACCTTCACGTTGAGTCGCTTCAGTGGCCTGCAAGGCTTTATTCACTACATTGAAGAAGTCATGGAGCAGTCCAAAGACTTAGCTGAACCGGTGCTCTTGGAAGAGGATAATAGTGCGGTGCGCTTGATGACGGTGCATGCAAGTAAGGGTCTCGAGTTTCCAGTTGTCTTTCTCATGAATATGGGCAAGCAATTCAATCTGCAGGATATTAACCAAAAACGCTACATCGCATCGAAAGACTACGGTCTGGGCACAAGCTATTATGATGCTAGGCGGTATTTGCGCTTTGATTCCTTGACGCATCAGGCGATTAAGCAAGTGGAGTTGGATAAGGCTAAGGCGGAAGAGATGCGTAAATTGTATGTTGCCTTAACGCGCTGTGAGCAGATTCTCTTCATGGTCGGAACGATCAAAAATCAAACAAACTGGGAAGAAGAACAAGGAAGAATCCAGCAAATGTATGAAGGCGATGACTTACTTATCCCCTTGACTGAACGTCAGAAAGGTATGAGTTGGTTGGATTGGCTGCAAGGTGCAATGGCTTTAGCAAATGACGCTCATCCTAAATCTCATGCTGATTTCAAGCAAGAGGAATTGGCGATAACCTTCGTTGACACTGCGATACTTGAAGCTAATCTACCGATTATAGATGGCAGTCAAACGGAGCGTCGCCAGGCTTGGCAGGCTCAGTTTAAGCAGCAACTCCTCCGCCAAGAGGTCGACCAGACGGCTGAGGTGCAAAACTTAGCCTACCGCTGGCAGCAGGCCTATCCTTATGAACTTGCCAGCCGGACCTCGAGTTATCAGTCGGTATCCGAGTTGAAACGGATGTATGAAGAACCGCGTATTGAGAAATTGGATTACTACACGGATCGTCGGCCTAGCCAGACAGCAGCCCAGGAAGTCAGTGAAGCAGACGCGAGCATTCAAAGTATTCGCTATACAGGCGATACCTTCCAACCACCGAAATTTATGCAGGAAGCGAAAGTCCAGCTGAATGCAGCTGAAATTGGTACCATCCACCATTTCTTTATGCAAGCCTTAGATTTCGGCCTATTTAAAGGAGTATCTCCCCAAGATTATTTAGCGATACTTCAAGAAGCAAACGAACGGATGCAAGCAGAAGGGCATCTTACGGCCCAAGAAGGGGCAGTTCTGAACCTTGAGTCGATTGTTGCCTTCTTAGAGTCGAACTTAGGCCAGGTAGTGATTAATCGCCATCAGCATTTGCATCGGGAGAAGGCCTTCTCGTACTTGTTGCCGGCTGCTAAGATGTTTGAGCGGGCAGTCTTGCCTGAGCAAGTGGAGGCGCTGAAAGATAATCAGCTCCTGGTGCATGGGGTCATCGATATGTACTTTGAGAAAGAGGATGGGACGCTTCTGCTCTTAGACTATAAGACGAACCGCTTTCGATCAGGAGCAAGGTCTACCCGTTCTGAGCAGCTTGAGATTTTAACGGAACAGTACCGCTTTCAGTTGAGCTTGTATCAAGCTGCCTTAGAATCAGCCAAGCAAAAAGAGGTAAGTGAAAGCTATTTAGTGTTTCTAGATTTTAAAGAACAAATTCCGGTTGAAACCATTCGCTTATAA